One Mya arenaria isolate MELC-2E11 chromosome 5, ASM2691426v1 genomic window carries:
- the LOC128235779 gene encoding uncharacterized protein LOC128235779 — MRKCENITVPQSTIFTWRLGVKSSPEKPRWIIVGFQTEKDNNQLKNPAIFDNVNVSNMHVTLNETRYPAIDYNISFIKQQLSRVYGDPAAFRSKFFHMDELVSNPNITASDNKDLYPLFVFDVSKQSERLKTSVTDIKVKVHFNVNEPADTQAFALVISDKMLSFHQTERR; from the coding sequence ATgagaaaatgtgaaaacatcACCGTCCCTCAGAGCACCATTTTTACCTGGAGACTGGGTGTCAAGTCTTCACCAGAAAAACCTCGTTGGATTATTGTTGGATTCCAGACTGAAAAAGATAACAATCAGTTGAAGAATCCGGCTATCTTTGACAACGTTAATGTGAGTAACATGCACGTCACGTTAAATGAAACTAGATACCCCGCTATTGattacaatatttcatttattaagcaACAGCTTAGTCGGGTATATGGCGACCCTGCGGCATTCAGATCCAAGTTTTTTCACATGGATGAGTTGGTGAGTAATCCGAACATCACTGCGAGCGATAACAAGGATTTATACCCACTCTTTGTGTTTGATGTGAGCAAGCAGAGTGAGAGGCTGAAAACCTCTGTGACAGACATCAAGGTCAAAGTGCACTTCAATGTAAATGAACCCGCGGATACACAAGCATTTGCTCTAGTCATCTCGGATAAAATGCTATCATTTCATCAGACGGAGAGAAGATGA